A genomic region of Rhizobium sp. ARZ01 contains the following coding sequences:
- a CDS encoding ABC transporter permease: MTLQRFFQHKNLFYGSLIVVFVTSVAVFAPLIAPFDPINDADLMNAELPPDATHLFGTDTSGRDAFSRVVYGARVSLSVGLVTQIANTIIGVSLGLVAGYFGRFWDELIMGATNIMLSIPVIVFALAIMSALGPGLFNIYLALGLTNWSYTCRLTRAQVLSVKKSDYVRASVVLGYSKTSIIFGQIMPNVLGPVLVIATLGCAEAILMEAALSFLGLGAQPPMPSWGGMLSSSRDLFFTAPWLSIFPGLAIFITVLGLNLFGDGLRDILDPRSVLKSNA; this comes from the coding sequence ATGACCCTGCAGCGCTTTTTCCAGCACAAGAACCTGTTCTATGGCAGCCTCATCGTCGTTTTCGTCACATCGGTGGCGGTCTTTGCGCCCCTGATTGCTCCGTTCGACCCGATCAACGATGCGGATTTGATGAACGCTGAGTTGCCTCCGGACGCGACGCATCTGTTTGGTACTGATACGAGTGGGCGCGATGCGTTCTCGCGCGTTGTCTACGGGGCGCGGGTGTCATTGAGCGTCGGTCTTGTCACGCAAATCGCCAACACCATTATCGGCGTCTCGTTGGGACTGGTCGCAGGGTATTTCGGGCGGTTCTGGGATGAGCTGATCATGGGGGCGACCAATATCATGCTGTCGATCCCGGTCATCGTGTTTGCGCTGGCGATCATGTCGGCGTTGGGGCCGGGTCTGTTCAACATCTATCTCGCCCTTGGTCTGACGAACTGGTCCTATACCTGTCGCTTGACCCGCGCGCAGGTGCTGTCGGTCAAGAAGAGCGATTATGTGAGGGCCTCGGTGGTGTTGGGGTACAGCAAGACCAGCATCATTTTCGGTCAGATAATGCCGAATGTTCTCGGGCCGGTGCTGGTGATTGCCACCCTCGGCTGCGCTGAGGCGATCCTGATGGAAGCCGCGCTTTCGTTCCTAGGGCTTGGCGCGCAGCCGCCGATGCCAAGCTGGGGCGGAATGCTGTCGTCGTCGCGCGATCTTTTCTTCACCGCCCCTTGGCTGTCGATCTTTCCCGGTCTGGCAATCTTCATCACGGTTCTGGGCTTGAACCTCTTTGGCGACGGACTGCGCGACATTCTGGATCCAAGAAGCGTGCTGAAGAGCAACGCGTAG
- a CDS encoding ABC transporter ATP-binding protein, producing MPKAAKLLQISGLRTEFITPAGVVPAVRDVSFDLDPGETVGIVGESGSGKSVTAMSVLRLIKSPPGRIAAGSIRYKGVDLLAQDDAYMRSIRGNRISMIFQEPMTSLNPLLTVGDQIAEVMQWHQNVSRREGMNRAIELLRKVQIPSPEKRVRDYPHHMSGGMRQRVMIAMALACNPEILIADEPTTALDVTIQSQIMDLILGLKDEFGSAVLMITHDLGVIAEMAQRVIVMYAGQVVEVGSVYEIFDDPQHPYTQALLRSVPKLGSRTEKGRRRLQEIPGMVPSLINAPAGCAFRDRCAVAGAECVGSAIELRAVGENRMARCIKIGTPAGAVT from the coding sequence ATGCCAAAGGCGGCCAAACTTCTGCAAATAAGCGGGTTGCGGACGGAGTTCATCACCCCTGCCGGTGTCGTTCCGGCAGTCAGAGACGTTTCGTTCGATCTCGATCCGGGCGAAACGGTGGGCATAGTCGGTGAGTCCGGTTCGGGCAAAAGCGTCACTGCTATGTCAGTCCTGCGGCTGATTAAATCGCCACCTGGCCGCATTGCGGCGGGTAGCATCCGATACAAGGGCGTCGATCTTCTGGCGCAGGACGATGCTTACATGCGTTCGATCCGCGGAAACCGGATTTCGATGATCTTCCAGGAGCCGATGACTTCGCTTAATCCGCTCCTGACCGTGGGCGACCAGATCGCCGAGGTCATGCAATGGCATCAAAATGTTAGCCGTCGCGAGGGCATGAACCGCGCGATCGAGCTGCTGCGGAAGGTTCAGATTCCGTCGCCGGAGAAGCGGGTCAGGGACTACCCGCATCACATGTCGGGTGGCATGCGCCAACGCGTAATGATCGCCATGGCGCTGGCTTGCAACCCGGAAATTCTGATCGCCGACGAACCGACAACCGCGCTGGATGTGACGATCCAGAGCCAGATCATGGACTTGATCCTGGGGCTGAAGGATGAGTTCGGCAGCGCGGTTCTGATGATCACCCATGACCTTGGGGTTATTGCTGAAATGGCCCAGCGCGTGATCGTGATGTACGCCGGGCAGGTGGTCGAGGTCGGCTCGGTCTACGAGATCTTCGACGACCCGCAGCATCCTTACACCCAGGCATTGCTGCGGTCGGTGCCCAAACTCGGCAGCCGGACCGAAAAGGGACGGCGCCGTCTGCAGGAAATCCCGGGCATGGTGCCCAGCCTGATCAATGCTCCTGCCGGCTGCGCGTTCCGCGACCGTTGTGCGGTCGCCGGCGCCGAATGCGTCGGCAGCGCGATCGAACTGCGAGCGGTCGGCGAAAACCGAATGGCTCGGTGCATCAAGATTGGAACCCCGGCGGGAGCAGTGACATGA
- a CDS encoding oligopeptide/dipeptide ABC transporter ATP-binding protein → MTASGALLTVNDLKVHFNAKALPIRAVDGVSFTLARGETLGVVGESGCGKTTTGMSIVNLVQATSGEIVFDGMDLTRLHSLPKQKQLELRRRIQVVFQDPYSSLNPRKTLTQTLDKPLRIHGLTASERKDRIAYLLEKVGLSPKHADRYPHEFSGGQRQRIGIARALSVGPELIICDEAVSALDVSIQAQIINLLLDLQEEFGLSYLFISHDLAVVEHVADRVAVMYLGKIVEMASYQALFSNPQHPYTQALLSAIPVPDPRHSGSRIVLQGDVASPLNAPSGCPFHTRCARKSAVCQSVAPTLTTIASDHSVSCHNT, encoded by the coding sequence ATGACGGCATCGGGCGCGTTGTTAACGGTCAACGATCTGAAGGTTCATTTTAACGCAAAGGCCCTGCCGATCCGCGCGGTTGATGGCGTGTCGTTCACGCTGGCGCGGGGGGAGACCCTGGGCGTTGTCGGCGAGAGCGGTTGCGGCAAGACCACCACAGGTATGTCGATTGTCAATTTGGTGCAGGCCACCAGTGGCGAGATCGTCTTTGACGGGATGGATCTGACACGGCTCCATTCCTTGCCCAAGCAGAAACAATTGGAACTGCGGCGGCGGATCCAAGTGGTGTTCCAGGATCCCTATTCGTCGCTAAACCCGCGCAAGACGTTGACACAAACGTTGGACAAACCGCTGCGGATCCACGGATTGACTGCTTCGGAACGCAAGGACCGGATCGCCTATCTTCTTGAAAAGGTGGGCCTGAGCCCGAAGCATGCAGACCGGTACCCGCATGAGTTCTCAGGCGGGCAGAGACAGCGGATCGGTATCGCGCGGGCGCTTTCGGTCGGGCCTGAGCTCATCATCTGCGATGAGGCGGTGTCGGCACTGGACGTTTCTATTCAGGCGCAGATCATCAACTTGCTGCTGGATCTACAGGAAGAATTTGGTCTTTCCTACCTGTTCATATCGCATGATCTTGCTGTCGTTGAACATGTCGCGGATCGGGTCGCAGTCATGTATCTCGGCAAGATCGTCGAAATGGCTTCATATCAAGCTTTGTTCTCTAATCCGCAGCATCCCTATACGCAGGCGTTGCTGTCCGCAATTCCGGTGCCAGACCCCAGGCATAGTGGCTCGCGCATCGTGCTGCAGGGTGATGTTGCAAGCCCACTGAATGCGCCGAGCGGATGTCCTTTTCATACACGGTGTGCGCGCAAGTCGGCCGTCTGCCAATCGGTCGCGCCGACATTGACGACAATCGCCAGCGACCATTCGGTATCTTGTCACAATACGTGA
- a CDS encoding pyrroline-5-carboxylate reductase dimerization domain-containing protein, whose amino-acid sequence MTQRVGIIGVGHFAAYLIAGFENAGGISTLRLFSRTRGRAERVAARHPHAEVFDTPQEAIDGASVVIVATRPADVETALSGLKFSSDQVVISVAAGVTLERLRRLTGEATAVRALPVACAAINKSPILLMPENAAARAVLEQLGRVYALQTEDQFDTGTALVGAFYAMMFPLMDHLAAWTAARGLDEETARALVVETISGASAMAEHDRDVPFQDIWASLAVPGGISERGMAEVEKAGGLAAWSGALDAVVRKLKGHL is encoded by the coding sequence ATGACGCAGCGAGTTGGCATAATTGGCGTTGGGCATTTTGCGGCCTATCTCATTGCGGGTTTTGAAAACGCTGGCGGAATATCGACCTTGCGGCTGTTCTCGCGCACGCGGGGCCGCGCGGAACGAGTTGCGGCTCGTCATCCGCACGCCGAGGTGTTTGACACGCCGCAGGAGGCAATTGATGGCGCGTCGGTCGTTATCGTGGCGACCCGGCCGGCAGATGTGGAGACCGCGCTTTCAGGCCTGAAGTTCTCGAGTGACCAAGTCGTAATATCTGTCGCCGCCGGGGTGACACTGGAACGATTGCGACGACTGACCGGCGAGGCAACGGCAGTCCGGGCGCTGCCGGTTGCCTGCGCGGCGATCAACAAGAGCCCAATACTGCTGATGCCGGAGAATGCAGCGGCCCGAGCCGTTCTGGAACAATTGGGGCGTGTCTATGCTCTGCAAACGGAAGACCAGTTCGACACTGGGACCGCATTGGTGGGCGCCTTCTACGCGATGATGTTCCCCTTGATGGATCACCTTGCTGCTTGGACTGCTGCGCGGGGTCTGGATGAAGAAACGGCGCGCGCGCTGGTCGTCGAGACTATCAGCGGGGCGAGCGCAATGGCCGAGCACGACAGGGACGTGCCGTTTCAAGACATTTGGGCATCGCTCGCCGTTCCTGGCGGCATCTCCGAACGGGGCATGGCGGAGGTCGAGAAGGCGGGCGGCCTTGCCGCGTGGAGTGGCGCGCTTGATGCCGTTGTCCGCAAGTTGAAAGGTCACCTTTGA
- a CDS encoding cobalamin-dependent protein (Presence of a B(12) (cobalamin)-binding domain implies dependence on cobalamin itself, in one of its several forms, or in some unusual lineages, dependence on a cobalamin-like analog.), with product MTTTRFEQVTRQTLADQLPDYSVILAEAREIASAIKIGRTAAFDKWGVESEAEFKQACMRSGEINYHAHIGMGNWDLTERALANVFHEASLNNIEVHRAGLCLDRRMGLPEGLRSKAAAETGPLLETPGHWSQIGQVTPIQPHMGDFMIGFPAATGNTVQALRAGVTTIGNLSQYFAHEAPGWHDHVATAVETTKSIAILGALRDRGVMLHSYLEDGFGALFLDCTTVAGWAYLEKYIVEDLLGAKLSHCIGGLTSDPVKRAGWVFALAEIHDGNCVGSMFYGDTISFTRNFDENRGLVAEYLLWDIMAQLECPTGHAVLPLPVTEAFRAPSWEEIIEAQILGHRVEATARRLHSRVDFSESRKFAEQMRQHGKQVFKNALSGLRAAGVDTTNPLQMLYTLKKLGPALFEELFGAGEPAATELRSRKVIVPTDIFAQSLQCYKDNLPRFELPELADRIAGKRILLASTDVHEHAIMVLHWLLSNTGAEVIYLGAEADPDQVAEKAGADSPDAILISTHNGMALDYGKMLVDALAKRQVRAPVLFGGVLNQKRGDLDLPVDVTAELAQIGLHTDSGLGNRLGALLAIDKPSSEEKR from the coding sequence ATGACGACGACCAGATTCGAACAGGTTACACGGCAAACCCTGGCCGACCAGCTGCCCGATTACTCAGTCATTTTGGCCGAGGCGCGCGAAATTGCGAGTGCCATCAAGATCGGGCGCACGGCGGCCTTCGACAAATGGGGCGTGGAATCGGAGGCTGAATTCAAACAAGCCTGCATGCGGAGCGGTGAAATCAACTATCACGCGCACATCGGCATGGGAAACTGGGATCTCACCGAACGGGCGCTGGCCAATGTCTTTCATGAGGCCAGCCTCAACAATATCGAGGTGCATCGCGCCGGTCTTTGTCTCGATCGCCGCATGGGGCTGCCCGAAGGGCTGCGCAGCAAAGCTGCGGCAGAAACCGGCCCCTTGCTGGAAACGCCCGGGCACTGGAGCCAGATCGGACAGGTGACGCCGATCCAGCCTCACATGGGCGACTTCATGATCGGTTTCCCGGCGGCGACTGGGAACACCGTGCAGGCTCTGCGTGCGGGGGTGACGACGATCGGCAACCTCTCGCAGTACTTCGCCCATGAGGCGCCGGGCTGGCACGATCACGTTGCAACTGCCGTGGAAACCACGAAATCAATCGCGATCCTCGGTGCGCTGCGGGATCGGGGAGTGATGCTGCATTCGTATCTTGAAGACGGGTTCGGCGCGTTGTTCCTTGATTGCACGACGGTGGCGGGATGGGCGTATCTCGAGAAGTACATCGTTGAAGATCTGCTGGGCGCCAAGCTGTCCCACTGCATTGGCGGACTGACATCCGATCCGGTCAAACGGGCCGGATGGGTGTTTGCGCTCGCCGAGATCCATGACGGAAATTGCGTCGGCTCGATGTTCTACGGCGATACTATTTCGTTCACGCGGAACTTCGACGAGAACCGAGGGCTGGTTGCAGAGTATCTGCTGTGGGACATCATGGCGCAGTTGGAATGTCCCACCGGTCATGCGGTTCTACCGCTGCCGGTAACCGAGGCATTCCGGGCCCCATCTTGGGAAGAAATCATAGAGGCGCAGATATTGGGCCACCGGGTTGAAGCCACGGCGCGCCGTCTGCATTCCCGCGTGGACTTCTCCGAGAGCCGTAAATTTGCCGAACAGATGCGGCAGCACGGCAAGCAGGTTTTCAAGAACGCCTTGAGCGGGCTTCGAGCTGCCGGTGTCGATACGACGAACCCGCTGCAAATGCTCTACACGCTGAAAAAACTGGGCCCAGCTTTGTTCGAGGAACTGTTCGGCGCGGGTGAACCCGCTGCCACGGAATTGCGCTCACGCAAGGTGATCGTGCCCACCGATATCTTTGCCCAGTCCCTTCAGTGCTACAAGGATAACCTGCCGCGGTTCGAACTGCCTGAACTAGCCGACAGGATCGCCGGCAAGCGGATACTCCTTGCTTCGACCGATGTGCATGAGCACGCGATCATGGTGCTGCATTGGCTGCTGTCGAACACCGGCGCCGAAGTCATTTATCTGGGTGCCGAGGCAGATCCCGACCAGGTCGCCGAGAAGGCCGGCGCAGATTCACCGGACGCAATCCTGATCAGCACGCACAACGGCATGGCGCTGGACTACGGCAAGATGCTGGTGGACGCGCTGGCGAAAAGACAAGTTCGCGCACCCGTTCTGTTCGGGGGCGTTCTGAACCAGAAGCGCGGCGATCTCGATCTGCCGGTCGATGTCACAGCAGAGTTGGCCCAGATCGGACTTCACACCGATTCCGGGCTCGGAAATCGCCTCGGCGCGCTTCTTGCAATCGACAAACCATCTAGTGAGGAGAAAAGATGA
- a CDS encoding gamma-glutamylcyclotransferase family protein → MIHFAYGSNLQLKFLHTILPNAKFLMKGYIPNYEVRFNFWSKKQQAGISNIIEAPGKMVHGALFEVPEAEMRELDVKEGYYIGDYERRTFIAMGDDGKWHDVELYQVIDPQGPFKPSKSYVEGMLEGARELRLDPDYIRTIENFYQDSL, encoded by the coding sequence ATGATACACTTTGCCTATGGCTCCAATCTGCAGCTGAAGTTTCTGCACACTATCCTGCCAAATGCAAAATTTCTGATGAAAGGCTATATTCCTAACTACGAAGTGCGTTTCAACTTCTGGTCCAAGAAGCAGCAGGCTGGCATTAGCAACATTATTGAAGCACCCGGTAAGATGGTTCATGGCGCACTATTCGAGGTGCCTGAGGCCGAGATGCGCGAACTGGATGTGAAGGAAGGCTATTACATCGGCGACTATGAGCGCAGGACCTTCATCGCCATGGGCGACGACGGTAAATGGCACGATGTGGAGCTATATCAGGTCATCGATCCCCAAGGACCATTCAAACCTTCCAAGTCCTATGTCGAAGGCATGCTGGAAGGTGCCAGGGAATTGAGGCTTGATCCAGACTACATAAGAACTATTGAGAATTTCTACCAAGATTCTCTGTAA
- a CDS encoding GntR family transcriptional regulator, whose protein sequence is MKLAPDLSHKAYLGIRQMLFHNEIVAGQKIPFKDLAEQMDMSITPVIQALKYLEFQGLVRREPNKGYFIEALKLEEVEELYRFRKMLELTLLEETMSTLDKAGKIELQAAHDAYLESLSSNLTHQKLIADMNFHLTIARLAKQPIRLNALKNVFDVLHLKYKASLGYVTREQSNQADHGLILDAIIVGDVELAKSLLEKHIENSKVHAYLNLQQMIDEKAAIKF, encoded by the coding sequence GTGAAACTGGCACCCGATCTATCCCACAAGGCCTACCTCGGCATCCGGCAGATGCTGTTTCACAACGAAATCGTCGCGGGTCAAAAAATTCCATTCAAAGATCTGGCCGAGCAGATGGACATGAGCATAACGCCCGTGATCCAGGCGTTGAAGTATCTCGAATTTCAGGGGCTGGTTCGGCGTGAGCCCAACAAGGGTTACTTCATCGAAGCTCTCAAGCTCGAGGAGGTCGAGGAACTCTATAGATTCCGCAAAATGCTCGAATTGACCCTGCTTGAGGAGACAATGTCGACCTTGGACAAGGCCGGAAAGATCGAGTTGCAGGCCGCGCATGACGCCTATCTGGAATCGCTGTCGAGCAACCTGACCCATCAGAAGCTCATCGCTGACATGAATTTCCACCTTACGATCGCGCGATTGGCAAAGCAGCCGATCCGGCTCAACGCTTTGAAGAATGTCTTCGATGTTCTGCATTTGAAATACAAGGCAAGCCTTGGCTATGTTACCAGAGAACAATCGAATCAAGCCGATCACGGGCTAATCCTCGATGCAATTATCGTTGGCGACGTGGAACTCGCAAAATCCTTGCTGGAGAAGCACATTGAAAACAGCAAGGTACATGCGTACCTGAACCTTCAACAGATGATCGACGAGAAGGCCGCTATAAAATTCTAG